The Thunnus maccoyii chromosome 9, fThuMac1.1, whole genome shotgun sequence genome includes a region encoding these proteins:
- the rhbdd3 gene encoding rhomboid domain-containing protein 3 isoform X1 produces the protein MMLDRILSVWFWFGSDRPGFFLGTSLLATLMLLMYAGGIPASLSLGPGGDFPRFRDVFLYAFSHDELPALLVSVALLLLVGPCQERRWGTVAFLALSILTMTILPLIYTLVLFVFGGEASRICGYSAIQLALFTAQCRQVTQRRLLRCLPVWFLPWLLLLLGLVLLPGTPALLHFCAICIGHNYHQSFIGMLQELEEASVLNLIPDSAYVPTSARFRLPTYTTSQRSSQMVPVDQAAPPLMRGPSVLNHHPWVEPVPAWVMQQSAALSEAEVLEEQMLRAGILASLQDAPEDIDAKVEVPKSSVSSLRLQQLEKMGFATEKAVVALAASKQLDGAISLLIDDSVGEQAVVTSKGKNPMPPEST, from the exons ATGATGCTTGATCGTATATTGTCAGTATGGTTTTGGTTTGGATCAGATCGCCCTGGATTCTTTCTGGGAACATCTTTATTGGCAACACTGATGCTGCTGATGTATGCTGGGGGGATTCCAGCAAGTCTCAGCTTAGGTCCAGGTGGAGACTTCCCAAGGTTCAGAG ATGTGTTCCTGTATGCTTTCAGTCATGATGAGCTGCCTGCTCTGCTGGTCAGTGTTGCTCTCCTGCTGTTGGTTGGACCATGTCAGGAACGCCGCTGGGGAACAGTCGCCTTCCTCGCCCTCTCCATCCTGACAATGACCATATTACCTCTTATTTACACCCTGGTTCTCTTTGTCTTTGGAGGTGAGGCAAGTCGGATCTGTGGTTACTCAGCCATCCAGCTGGCTCTGTTTACAGCCCAGTGTCGTCAGGTGACTCAGAGGAGGCTGCTGAGGTGTTTGCCAGTCTGGTTTCTCCCCTGGCTTCTTCTGCTGCTTGGTCTGGTGCTGCTCCCTGGGACACCTGCCCTGCTTCACTTCTGTGCAATATGCATCGGTCATAACT ATCATCAGTCCTTCATTGGGATGTTacaggagctggaggaagccAGTGTCTTGAATTTAATTCCTGATTCAGCATATGTTCCCACTTCAGCCAGGTTCAGATTGCCCACGTACACTACCTCACAGAG ATCTTCTCAGATGGTGCCTGTAGATCAGGCAGCTCCACCTCTCATGAGGGGTCCCTCAGTTTTGAACCACCACCCATGGGTGGAGCCAGTGCCTGCCTGGGTAATGCAACAGTCTGCTGCGTTGTCTGAAGCAGAGGTGTTGGAGGAACAGATGCTACGGGCTGGGATACTCGCCTCCTTACAGGATGCACCTGAGGACATTGATGCAAAAGTAGAAGTGCCCAAATCATCAGTTTCCTCTCTACG ACTCCAGCAGCTCGAGAAGATGGGCTTCGCCACAGAGAAAGCTGTAGTGGCATTAGCAGCCTCAAAACAGCTAGATGGCGCCATCTCCCTGCTCATTGATGACAGCGTTGGAGAACAGGCTGTGGTGACATCGAAGGGGAAGAACCCCATGCCACCAGAGAGCACATAG
- the rhbdd3 gene encoding rhomboid domain-containing protein 3 isoform X2: MLLMYAGGIPASLSLGPGGDFPRFRDVFLYAFSHDELPALLVSVALLLLVGPCQERRWGTVAFLALSILTMTILPLIYTLVLFVFGGEASRICGYSAIQLALFTAQCRQVTQRRLLRCLPVWFLPWLLLLLGLVLLPGTPALLHFCAICIGHNYHQSFIGMLQELEEASVLNLIPDSAYVPTSARFRLPTYTTSQRSSQMVPVDQAAPPLMRGPSVLNHHPWVEPVPAWVMQQSAALSEAEVLEEQMLRAGILASLQDAPEDIDAKVEVPKSSVSSLRLQQLEKMGFATEKAVVALAASKQLDGAISLLIDDSVGEQAVVTSKGKNPMPPEST, encoded by the exons ATGCTGCTGATGTATGCTGGGGGGATTCCAGCAAGTCTCAGCTTAGGTCCAGGTGGAGACTTCCCAAGGTTCAGAG ATGTGTTCCTGTATGCTTTCAGTCATGATGAGCTGCCTGCTCTGCTGGTCAGTGTTGCTCTCCTGCTGTTGGTTGGACCATGTCAGGAACGCCGCTGGGGAACAGTCGCCTTCCTCGCCCTCTCCATCCTGACAATGACCATATTACCTCTTATTTACACCCTGGTTCTCTTTGTCTTTGGAGGTGAGGCAAGTCGGATCTGTGGTTACTCAGCCATCCAGCTGGCTCTGTTTACAGCCCAGTGTCGTCAGGTGACTCAGAGGAGGCTGCTGAGGTGTTTGCCAGTCTGGTTTCTCCCCTGGCTTCTTCTGCTGCTTGGTCTGGTGCTGCTCCCTGGGACACCTGCCCTGCTTCACTTCTGTGCAATATGCATCGGTCATAACT ATCATCAGTCCTTCATTGGGATGTTacaggagctggaggaagccAGTGTCTTGAATTTAATTCCTGATTCAGCATATGTTCCCACTTCAGCCAGGTTCAGATTGCCCACGTACACTACCTCACAGAG ATCTTCTCAGATGGTGCCTGTAGATCAGGCAGCTCCACCTCTCATGAGGGGTCCCTCAGTTTTGAACCACCACCCATGGGTGGAGCCAGTGCCTGCCTGGGTAATGCAACAGTCTGCTGCGTTGTCTGAAGCAGAGGTGTTGGAGGAACAGATGCTACGGGCTGGGATACTCGCCTCCTTACAGGATGCACCTGAGGACATTGATGCAAAAGTAGAAGTGCCCAAATCATCAGTTTCCTCTCTACG ACTCCAGCAGCTCGAGAAGATGGGCTTCGCCACAGAGAAAGCTGTAGTGGCATTAGCAGCCTCAAAACAGCTAGATGGCGCCATCTCCCTGCTCATTGATGACAGCGTTGGAGAACAGGCTGTGGTGACATCGAAGGGGAAGAACCCCATGCCACCAGAGAGCACATAG